The following coding sequences lie in one Arachis ipaensis cultivar K30076 chromosome B05, Araip1.1, whole genome shotgun sequence genomic window:
- the LOC107641732 gene encoding uncharacterized protein LOC107641732, whose protein sequence is MMIAKPQKPPPSGGTNLASCLVATIFLIFILIAIFLVYFILFRPQDPKIAVSAVQLPSFSFSASNATANFTFSQYASVTNPNRATFSHYDSSLQLLYSGNQVGFMFIPAGTIEAQTTKYMAATFHVQSFPLSPPSQPLSVGPAAVSNGGVIGRVGPALEMESRISMAGRVRVLHLFSHHVEAKTRCRIAVSVTDGSIIGFHC, encoded by the coding sequence ATGATGATTGCGAAGCCGCAAAAGCCGCCACCGTCAGGGGGCACCAACCTAGCGTCTTGTTTGGTGGCCACCATCTTCTTGATCTTCATCCTCATCGCCATCTTTCTTGTTTACTTCATACTCTTCAGGCCTCAGGATCCCAAGATCGCCGTCAGCGCCGTCCAGCTcccctccttctccttctccgcCTCCAACGCCACCGCCAACTTCACCTTCTCACAGTACGCCTCCGTCACCAACCCCAACCGCGCTACCTTCTCCCACTACGACAGCTCCCTCCAGCTCCTCTACTCCGGCAACCAGGTCGGCTTCATGTTCATCCCCGCCGGCACCATCGAAGCCCAAACCACAAAGTACATGGCCGCCACCTTCCACGTGCAGTCTTTCCCCTTGTCACCGCCATCTCAGCCGCTGAGCGTGGGTCCCGCCGCCGTATCTAATGGCGGCGTCATTGGTAGAGTGGGCCCCGCGTTGGAAATGGAGTCGAGGATTTCGATGGCTGGGCGCGTGAGGGTTCTGCACCTTTTCAGCCATCACGTGGAAGCCAAGACTCGTTGCAGAATTGCAGTTTCAGTCACCGATGGATCCATCATAGGTTTTCATTGCTAA
- the LOC107643129 gene encoding phosphatidylinositol 4-kinase gamma 2 — MSAADVALSPIRQESAHWLGPLSGESILIYLTVDGVMTPMRVLESDSISSVKMRIQTCTGVSGKKQKLVSNGRELARNDSLIKDYGVTSGNVVHLVLRLSDLIFIVVRTTTEKEVEFRVDRHRNVAYLKQHIKKKGKGSIDIENEEFFCDGEKLDDQKLFHDICKSDDDVIHLIVKKSSAQVKATPVQKDLELSVEAATAPCVDGENTNQATKIPPPGVDFWLEPVIVNPKINFFPFLWDMINSTFDGLKNKHHPIRSSEGTGGAYLMQDSSGMEYVSVFKPIDEEPMAVNNPQGLPLSSNGEGLKRGTKVGEGAVREVAAYVLDHPRAGPRLVSGEAVGFAGVPPTAMVRCLHEAFNHPDGYACSAKHVKMGSLQMYMNNDGNCEDIGPGAFPVEEVHKITLLDIRMANADRHAGNILFKKEAGGHISLIPIDHGYCLPEQFEDCTFDWLYWPQARQPYSADTVDYIRSLDAEKDIELLKYYGWDVPVECARILRVSTMLLKKGVERGLTPYDIGSIMCRQNFKQESAIEKIVYEAQESLLPGMEESAFLESVSKIMDSWLDKLSK, encoded by the exons ATGTCAGCTGCTGATGTTGCTTTGAGTCCGATTCGTCAAGAATCGGCACATTGGCTTGGACCTCTCTCTGGTGAATCCATATTGATATATCTCACTGTGGATGGTGTTATGACTCCAATGCGTGTGTTGGAGTCAGATTCCATTTCTTCAGTGAAAATGAGGATTCAAACATGCACTGGAGTCTCAGGGAAGAAGCAAAAGCTTGTCTCTAATGGCAGAGAGCTTGCCCGCAATGATTCACTCATCAAGGATTACGGTGTCACTTCTGGGAATGTTGTTCATTTGGTTCTTCGTCTCTCTGATCTTATCTTCATTGTTGTAAGGACCACGACTGAGAAGGAGGTCGAGTTTCGTGTCGATCGGCATAGGAATGTTGCGTACCTCAAGCAGCATATTAAGAAGAAGGGGAAAGGCTCCATTGATATTGAAAATGAAGAATTTTTCTGTGATGGGGAAAAGCTTGATGATCAAAAGCTATTCCATGACATATGCAAGAGTGATGATGATGTGATTCATTTGATAGTTAAGAAATCATCAGCACAGGTTAAGGCCACACCAGTTCAAAAGGATTTGGAGCTTTCTGTTGAGGCTGCAACTGCACCATGTGTAGATGGAGAGAATACTAATCAAGCAACTAAGATTCCTCCACCTGGTGTAGATTTTTGGTTGGAACCAGTTATTGTGAATCCTAAGATCAATTTTTTCCCTTTCCTTTGGGACATGATCAACTCCACATTTGATGGTTTGAAGAATAAACATCATCCTATTAGGTCTTCTGAGGGCACAGGTGGTGCTTACCTCATGCAAGATTCATCAGGGATGGAATATGTTTCTGTGTTTAAGCCAATTGATGAGGAGCCAATGGCCGTGAACAATCCTCAAGGCCTGCCACTTTCGTCAAACGGCGAAGGGTTGAAAAGAGGGACAAAGGTGGGGGAAGGCGCCGTGAGAGAAGTCGCTGCATATGTATTGGATCATCCAAGGGCCGGGCCGCGTTTGGTGTCTGGTGAGGCTGTAGGCTTTGCTGGTGTTCCACCTACTGCTATGGTCAGGTGTTTGCATGAAGCATTTAATCACCCAGATGGATATGCTTGCTCAGCCAAGCATGTCAAGATGGGGTCATTGCAGATGTACATGAACAATGATGGCAACTGCGAGGACATTGGACCCGGTGCTTTTCCAGTGGAGGAGGTACATAAGATTACTCTTCTTGATATAAGAATGGCCAATGCAGATAGGCATGCTGGCAACATTTTGTTCAAGAAGGAGGCAGGTGGCCACATTTCTCTCATTCCTATTGATCACGGCTACTGTCTACCGGAACAA TTTGAAGATTGCACATTTGATTGGCTATACTGGCCCCAAGCACGCCAACCTTACTCTGCTGATACAGTTGATTATATTAGGTCCCTGGATGCTGAGAAAGATATAGAACTTCTGAAATATTATGGGTGGGATGTTCCAGTTGAGTGTGCACGTATACTCCGTGTCTCCACAATGTTATTGAAGAAAGGGGTTGAGAGAGGTCTCACTCCTTATGACATTGGAAGCATCATGTGCAGgcaaaatttcaagcaagaatCAGCGATTGAGAAGATTGTTTATGAGGCACAGGAATCATTGTTACCTGGCATGGAGGAATCTGCATTTCTTGAATCTGTCTCGAAGATCATGGATTCCTGGCTCGATAAGCTTTCAAAATAG
- the LOC107641733 gene encoding GDSL esterase/lipase At5g08460 has protein sequence MGVNVILNLLAMCTLFSSSFASSLKSAITFPPLAPALFVIGDSSVDCGTNNFLGTFARANHLPYGRDFDTHQPTGRFSNGRIPVDYLAMRLGLPLVPSYLGQAGDVKDMIHGVNYASAGAGIIFSSGSELGQHISFAQQIQQFTDTFQQFVISMGEDAATNLISNSVFYISIGINDYIHYYLLNVSNVDNLYLPWSFNQFLASSVRQEIKNLYNLNVRKVVVTGLAPIGCAPQYLWQYGSENGECVEQINDMATEFNYLMRYMVIKLGRELSDASIIFCDVFEGSMDILKNHQSYGFNVTNEACCGFGNYKGWIMCLSPEMACSNASNHIWWDQFHPTDAVNEILADNIWNGRHTKMCHPMNLEDMVIRKEK, from the exons atgggtgTGAACGTTATTCTGAACCTTTTGGCAATGTGcactctcttttcttcttcttttgcttcTTCGTTGAAGTCGGCGATTACATTTCCTCCTCTAGCGCCGGCGCTATTCGTGATCGGAGACTCCTCCGTCGACTGTGGAACCAACAACTTCCTTGGAACCTTTGCGCGCGCCAACCACCTTCCTTATGGAAGAGACTTCGACACTCACCAACCCACTGGCAGATTCTCCAATGGCAGAATCCCCGTCGATTATCTTG CTATGCGTCTTGGGCTTCCATTGGTGCCGAGTTATCTAGGGCAAGCTGGAGATGTGAAAGATATGATTCATGGAGTCAACTACGCTTCTGCAGGTGCTGGCATTATCTTCTCAAGTGGCTCTGAATTG GGTCAACATATCTCGTttgctcaacaaattcagcaatttaCTGACACCTTTCAGCAGTTTGTAATAAGTATGGGGGAGGATGCTGCAACCAACCTCATATCTAACTCTGTCTTCTATATTTCTATCGGAATCAATGATTACATTCACTACTATTTGCTCAATGTTTCCAACGTTGATAATTTGTACCTACCCTGGAGCTTCAACCAGTTTTTAGCTTCTTCAGTTAGGCAAGAAATCAAG AACTTGTACAATTTAAATGTTAGGAAAGTGGTGGTAACGGGACTTGCCCCTATTGGTTGTGCCCCTCAGTACCTGTGGCAGTATGGTAGTGAAAATGGAGAGTGTGTTGAACAGATAAATGACATGGCCACTGAGTTTAACTATCTCATGAGGTACATGGTTATCAAGCTTGGTAGAGAGCTCTCTGATGCCAGTATCATCTTCTGTGACGTGTTTGAAGGCTCCATGGATATTTTGAAGAATCATCAAAGTTATG GATTCAATGTCACTAACGAGGCATGCTGTGGATTTGGGAATTACAAGGGTTGGATCATGTGCTTATCACCAGAAATGGCATGCAGTAACGCTTCAAACCATATCTGGTGGGACCAGTTCCATCCAACTGATGCAGTCAATGAAATTTTAGCAGACAACATATGGAATGGTCGGCACACAAAAATGTGTCATCCTATGAACCTGGAGGACATGGTAATTCGAAAGGAAAAATGA
- the LOC107640259 gene encoding uncharacterized protein slp1-like, which yields MKHQPLYPPKLNCKCQCNHALRSLFTFFLFSFFTLRSNLRLLHATSSDAAVIEFSDSASSNSLGCLKQKTTKHSYSLSKTSRLEIAFWKVLGSSTDLVCKLQPSEEEQEEKILPLAQNADEKVHQPTSYLSYVEFRNIAKQEKPKEVITIVKQEKPKEVITTAKQEKPKEVITPVVVNITHRLEPDGSVYNYASESKGAKVVAHNKEAKGANNILGKDHDKYLRNPCSVGDKFVVIELAEATLVDTVKIANFEHYSSNFKEFELAGSMSYPTESWTMMGNFIAANVKHAQTFRLLEPKWARYLKLSLLSHYGSEFYCTLSVVEVYGIDAIERMLEDLIVASVGAMPEKSSEHNASDTPSLKLEAGQIEKRKDNESMNDSVPTEISTVNDDAQKIVVEVAKTPPMVNLVPDPVLELRQQLNGRIAGDTVMRILVQKVRSVEANLSTIGNYIKELNRRQCDTIPDFEKELHKLSERLGQSKSEIKDLRERNANMEKEISEVESWKDAVSSQLDELARQNLLLRSDVQKVASDYAALEIKELAVLGMSLLFVCISILKITSVHMSLMFSEAHNNADKGPRTIKGWVTLLVCCSIMIFVILFYN from the exons ATGAAGCATCAACCTCTCTATCCACCGAAATTAAACTGCAAATGTCAATGCAACCATGCATTACGGTCACTTTTCACCTTCTTCCTATTCTCTTTCTTCACATTGCGCTCCAATCTTCGCCTCCTTCATGCAACTTCTTCag ATGCAGCTGTAATAGAGTTCAGTGACTCAGCTAGCTCCAATAGTCTCGGGTGCCTTAAACAAAAAACTACAAAGCACAGTTACTCTCTTTCCAAAACAAGTAGATTAGAGATAGCATTTTGGAAAGTTTTAGGTAGCAGCACTGATTTAGTGTGCAAACTGCAACCTTCTGAAGAAGAGCAAGAAGAGAAGATTCTTCCACTAGCACAAAATGCTGATGAAAAAGTTCATCAACCTACTTCATACCTCAGTTATGTCGAATTCCGAAACATAGCAAAGCAAGAAAAACCCAAGGAAGTGATCACCATAGTGAAGCAAGAAAAACCTAAGGAGGTGATCACCACAGCGAAGCAAGAAAAACCAAAGGAGGTGATCACCCCTGTGGTCGTTAATATAACTCACAGGCTTGAACCTGATGGCTCAGTGTACAACTATGCCTCTGAGTCCAAAGGTGCCAAGGTGGTGGCTCACAATAAAGAGGCCAAAGGTGCCAACAATATACTAGGGAAGGATCATGATAAGTACTTGAGGAATCCTTGTTCTGTTGGAGATAAGTTTGTTGTTATTGAGCTTGCAGAAGCGACTCTGGTTGATACTGTGAAAATTGCAAACTTTGAGCATTATTCTTCGAACTTCAAGGAATTTGAATTGGCTGGTAGTATGAGTTATCCAACTGAATCATGGACAATGATGGGAAACTTCATTGCCGCAAATGTGAAGCATGCTCAGACCTTTAGGCTTCTTGAACCCAAATGGGCCAGGTATTTGAAGTTGAGCTTGCTTAGTCATTATGGATCTGAGTTTTACTGCACTTTGAGTGTTGTGGAGGTTTATGGTATTGATGCAATAGAGAGAATGCTTGAGGATCTTATTGTTGCTTCTGTGGGAGCCATGCCAGAGAAGTCTTCAGAGCACAATGCCAGTGATACCCCTTCTTTGAAGCTAGAAGCTGGtcaaattgagaaaagaaaagaCAATGAAAGTATGAACGATAGTGTGCCTACTGAGATATCAACTGTTAATGATGACGCTCAGAAGATTGTTGTGGAGGTGGCAAAAACTCCACCAATGGTGAACTTGGTTCCTGATCCTGTACTAGAATTGAGGCAACAGCTAAATGGTAGGATAGCTGGTGACACTGTTATGAGGATTTTAGTGCAAAAAGTGAGGTCAGTGGAGGCGAACTTATCCACAATCGGGAATTATATCAAAGAGTTGAACAGGAGACAATGCGATACAATACCTGATTTCGAGAAAGAGTTGCATAAATTATCAGAACGCCTGGGACAAAGCAAGTCAGAGATTAAAGACCTACGGGAGAGGAATGCAAATATG GAAAAAGAAATATCCGAAGTTGAGTCATGGAAAGATGCTGTCTCATCCCAACTTGATGAACTGGCCAGACAAAATTTATTGCTAAG ATCAGATGTTCAAAAGGTTGCAAGTGATTATGCAGCCCTAGAAATCAAAGAGCTTGCTGTGTTAGGAATGAGTCTTCTTTTTGTTTGCATATCGATTCTCAAGATAACTTCAGTCCACATGTCGTTGATGTTTTCTGAAGCACACAATAATGCTGATAAGGGACCTCGGACAATAAAAGGATGGGTTACCTTGCTTGTATGCTGCAGTATAATGATATTCGTTATTTTGTTCTATAACTAA
- the LOC107643131 gene encoding cytochrome P450 97B2, chloroplastic: MAMVLSHTSTFTTFNLHTQKPLLRSTAFHFPLTIRCQSFNTDKQRKSNRNLLDNASNLLTNFLSGGSIGSMPIAEGAVTDLFGRPLFFSLYDWFLEHGSVYKLAFGPKAFVVVSDPIVARHILRENAFSYDKGVLADILEPIMGKGLIPADLDTWKQRRRVIAPGFHASYLEAMVKIFRTCSERTISKINQHLEQEGNDGQKLIELDLEAEFSNLALDIIGLGVFNYDFGSVTKESPVIKAVYGTLFEAEHRSTFYIPYWKVPLTSCIVPRQRKFQSDLKIINACLDELIRNAKESRQETDVEKLQQRDYLNLKDASLLRFLVDMRGADVDDRQLRDDLMTMLIAGHETTAAVLTWATFLLSQNPDKMRKAQAEVDSVLGTGTPTYESLKKLQYIRLIVVESLRLYPQPPLLIRRSLKPDVLPGGYKGDKDGYAIPAGTDVFLSVYNLHRSPYFWERPDEFEPERFLVQRTNEQIEGWAGFDPSRSPGALYPNEIISDFAFLPFGGGPRKCVGDQFALMESTVALAMLLQNFDVQLKGTPDSVELVTGATIHTKNGLWCKLTKRSNLH, translated from the exons ATGGCTATGGTACTCTCGCACACCTCAACCTTCACTACTTTCAATTTACACACACAGAAACCGCTTCTTCGCTCAACCGCCTTCCATTTCCCGCTCACTATCAG ATGCCAATCTTTTAACACTGATAAGCAGCGCAAATCAAACAGAAACCTGCTGGATAATGCTAGCAACCTGCTTACAAACTTCCTCAGCGGTGGAAGCATAGGGTCCATGCCAATTGCTGAAGGTGCTGTCACCGATCTCTTTGGTCGACCTCTCTTTTTTTCGCTATACGATTGGTTCTTGGAG CACGGTTCTGTTTACAAACTTGCGTTTGGGCCCAAAGCATTTGTTGTTGTATCGGATCCCATAGTTGCAAGACACATTCTGCGAGAAAATGCATTCTCTTATGACAAG GGAGTACTTGCTGATATCCTAGAGCCAATAATGGGAAAAGGACTCATACCTGCGGACCTTGATACTTGGAAGCAAAGAAGAAGAG TTATTGCTCCGGGTTTCCATGCCTCGTACTTGGAAGCCATGGTCAAAATATTCAGAACTTGCTCAGAAAGAACAATATCAAAGATCAATCAGCATCTTGAACAAGAGGGCAATGATGGACAGAAGTTGATTGAATTAGATCTTGAGGCGGAGTTTTCTAATTTGGCTCTTGATATTATTGGGCTTGGTGTGTTCAACTATGATTTTGGTTCTGTCACCAAAGAATCTCCTGTTATTAAG GCAGTATATGGCACTCTTTTTGAAGCCGAGCATAGGTCCACTTTCTACATTCCATATTGGAAAGTTCCATTGACATCATGCATAGTCCCGAGGCAGAGGAAGTTTCAAAGTGACCTCAAGATCATCAATGCTTGTCTTGATGAACTTATCAGAAACGCAAAAGAGAGCAGACAG GAAACTGATGTTGAGAAACTGCAGCAAAGGGACTACTTAAATTTGAAG GATGCAAGTCTTCTGCGTTTCCTGGTTGATATGCGAGGAGCTGATGTTGATGATCGTCAG TTGAGGGATGATTTAATGACAATGCTTATTGCTGGTCATGAGACAACAGCTGCAGTTCTTACTTGGGCAACTTTCCTTCTATCTCAA AACCCGGACAAAATGAGGAAGGCTCAAGCAGAGGTAGATTCAGTGCTGGGTACAGGAACACCAACTTACGAATCACTTAAAAAACTGCA GTACATTAGACTTATTGTTGTGGAGTCTCTCCGTTTGTATCCTCAACCACCTTTGCTGATTAGGCGTTCACTCAAACCCGATGTTTTACCAG GAGGGTACAAAGGTGATAAAGATGGTTATGCGATCCCTGCCGGGACTGATGTCTTCCTTTCT GTATATAATCTGCATAGATCTCCATATTTTTGGGAGCGTCCTGATGAATTTGAACCAGAGAGGTTTTTGGTGCAAAGAACCAACGAACAAATTGAAGGATGGGCTGGTTTTGACCCATCTCGAAGTCCTGGAGCCTTATATCCAAACGAG ATCATATCGGATTTTGCATTCTTGCCTTTTGGTGGTGGACCACGAAAATGCGTTGGGGACCAATTTGCTCTGATGGAGTCCACTGTAGCGTTGGCTATGCTGCTACAGAACTTTGATGTGCAATTGAAGGGGACCCCCGATTCGGTTGAGCTAGTTACCGGGGCAACtatccataccaaaaatggattgTGGTGCAAATTGACAAAGAGATCTAATTTGCACTGA